The DNA segment GTACGACTGAGTGGGATGTCGGTCGGGGCAAGCCCACGTGATGGCGCCATAGCGCTGCACATAACTCGTGGGAGCGGGCTTGTCCCGCGATGGGGCCAGCACAGGTGTACGCAGGCGCGCACTCGCGTAAACTACGCCGCCCACGTGGAGGCCTGCATGCAAGACGACGATTTTTCCCTGTTCCATGCCGAAGTGCGCGGCGTCAAGCCGATCAAGCACGATCGTGCCGAGGTCGGCAAACCCAAGGCTGACCGCAAGCAGCTGGCCGGCCTGCGCCAGTCGGCTACGGTGCGCAGCGACCAACCTTTGGTGGTCGATGGCATGTCCGATCAGTTCGTCATCGACGTGGGCGCCGAAGACGAGCTGATGTGGCGTCGCGACGGCGTGCAGGAAGGCCAGATCCGCAAGCTCAAGCTCGGTCAGATCCCTTTCGAAGGCAGCATCGACTTGCACGGCATGAGCGTGGAGAAGGCCCGCGAGATCCTCTGGGCGTTTCTCGCCGAGGCGACCAAGCTGGAAGTGCGTTGCGTGCGGGTCACCCATGGCAAGGCAGCGCGGCTGGATGGCAAGCGGCCGATGATCAAGAGCCACGTCAACACCTGGCTGCGCCAGCACCCGCAAGTACTGGGCTTCACCTCCTGCCAGGCGCGCCACGGCGGCACCGGCGCGGTGTACGTGATACTCAAACGGACCATGCTCGACGGGCGCGACGAATAACGCCGCGCTTGCAGCGCCGCCCTTGCCGCCGTACCCTTCTTTTTTGCGTTTATTCCCTACAGGTAGATACATGTCCCTGGAACAGAACTACACCGAGATCCTCAGCCAACTTGGCGAGGACGTCTCCCGTGAGGGCTTGCTGGACACGCCCAAGCGGGCCGCAAAGGCCATGAAGTACCTTTGCCGCGGTTATGAACAGACCCTGGAAGAGGTCACCAACGGCGCGCTGTTCAGCTCCGACAACAGCGAGATGGTGCTGGTCCGGGACATCGAGCTCTACTCGATGTGCGAGCACCACATGCTGCCGTTCATCGGCAAGGCTCATGTGGCCTACCTGCCACAAGGCAAAGTACTGGGCCTGTCCAAGGTTGCGCGGATCGTCGACATGTTCGCCCGCCGCCTGCAGATCCAGGAAAACCTGAGCCGCCAGGTTGCCGAAGCCATCGAGCAGGTCACTGGCGCTGCCGGCGTTGCGGTGGTCATCGAAGCCAAGCACATGTGCATGATGATGCGCGGTGTCGAGAAGCAGAACTCGACCATGATCACTTCGGTGATGCTCGGCCAGTTCCGCGAAAACGCCGCGACTCGCAGCGAGTTCCTCAGCCTGATCAAGTGATCGGCGCGTGATCCCAAGCCGGCCCTCAGGGTCGGCTTTTTATTTGTTCAGGAGTTGCCCATGATCGTCAAAGCCCTGCGGGTCGGCCTCGGCCAGCTTATCGTGTTCGGCGACTGGATCAGCCGCCCGGCCAAGCAAAAGCGTGACCCGGCGGCCCAGGCGCTGGTCGAGCAACAGGCCAAGGGCCTGGCGCTGTACCAGTTCCACGCCTGCCCGTTCTGCGTCAAGACCCGACGCAACCTGCATCGGCTGAATGTGCCGGTGGCGCTGCGTGATGCCAAGAACGACCCGCAACACCGCCAGGCCCTGCTTGAAGGTGGCGGCCGGGTGAAGGTGCCGTGCTTGCGCATCGAGGAACAAGGCCAAGTGACCTGGATGTATGAGTCCAAGGAGATCATTGCCTATCTGGACAAGCGTTTCGCCGGCGTTTGATTTTTTGGGGGCGGTGCCGGCCTCATCGCGGGGCAAGCCCGCTCCCACGCAGCCAGCTCTCGCCCGACTTGCGCCAATGCAGCTACACACGTGGGAGCGGGCTTGCCCCGCGATAGCGTTACTCGCCCATCGGCACATGCCGCGGATGCGAAGCCACCCGCGCCAACCACGCCTGCACCGCAGGGTATGCGCCCAGATCAAATCCACCCTGGTGCGCCACATGGGTATAGGCATACAACGCCACATCGGCAATCGAATACTGCTGCCCGACCAGATACGGCGTCATCTGCAGCTGCTTTTCCATCACCCGCAGCGCTTTGTAGCCGCCCTTGTGCAGCCCCTTGTATTCCTCGAGCCGCTCCTGTGGCAAGCCCAGATAAAACTGGATGAAGCGCGCCACCGCAATGTACGGCTCATGGCTGTACTGCTCGAAAAACTGCCACTGCAACACCTGGGTACGCAGACGCGGCTCGCTGGGCAAAAACTCGCTGCCGTCAGCCAAGAAGTTGAGAATCGCGTTGGACTCCCAAAGATAACTGCCATCTTCGAGCTCCAGCACCGGCACCTTGCCATTGGGGTTCATGGCGAGAAACTCCGGCGTCTCGGTCTCACCCTTGAGAATGTCCACCGGATGCCATTGATACGGACGATCGAGCAAATGCAGCATCAGCTTGATCTTGTAGCAGTTGCCCGACTGGTAGTCCCCATAGACCTTGTACATCGCCCCTCCCCTTCAATGCAGTTGCCGATATAGGCCCAATAGTTGGCGACTGTACGGCTAAATGCAATGGTCGCTGTATGGCAAGGATCAACGCTTGCCGCGTTAGTCTGAAAAAACTGCTTACAAGTACAAGGATTGCACCATGACCGATGCCACTTCAGCGCGCCTGCGCCCATTGGCAGACAGCTCCCC comes from the Pseudomonas urmiensis genome and includes:
- a CDS encoding glutathione S-transferase family protein, which produces MYKVYGDYQSGNCYKIKLMLHLLDRPYQWHPVDILKGETETPEFLAMNPNGKVPVLELEDGSYLWESNAILNFLADGSEFLPSEPRLRTQVLQWQFFEQYSHEPYIAVARFIQFYLGLPQERLEEYKGLHKGGYKALRVMEKQLQMTPYLVGQQYSIADVALYAYTHVAHQGGFDLGAYPAVQAWLARVASHPRHVPMGE
- a CDS encoding glutaredoxin family protein produces the protein MIVKALRVGLGQLIVFGDWISRPAKQKRDPAAQALVEQQAKGLALYQFHACPFCVKTRRNLHRLNVPVALRDAKNDPQHRQALLEGGGRVKVPCLRIEEQGQVTWMYESKEIIAYLDKRFAGV
- the folE gene encoding GTP cyclohydrolase I FolE gives rise to the protein MSLEQNYTEILSQLGEDVSREGLLDTPKRAAKAMKYLCRGYEQTLEEVTNGALFSSDNSEMVLVRDIELYSMCEHHMLPFIGKAHVAYLPQGKVLGLSKVARIVDMFARRLQIQENLSRQVAEAIEQVTGAAGVAVVIEAKHMCMMMRGVEKQNSTMITSVMLGQFRENAATRSEFLSLIK
- a CDS encoding Smr/MutS family protein; this encodes MQDDDFSLFHAEVRGVKPIKHDRAEVGKPKADRKQLAGLRQSATVRSDQPLVVDGMSDQFVIDVGAEDELMWRRDGVQEGQIRKLKLGQIPFEGSIDLHGMSVEKAREILWAFLAEATKLEVRCVRVTHGKAARLDGKRPMIKSHVNTWLRQHPQVLGFTSCQARHGGTGAVYVILKRTMLDGRDE